Below is a genomic region from Miscanthus floridulus cultivar M001 chromosome 1, ASM1932011v1, whole genome shotgun sequence.
agatgttttggcttctcTAGGTAGTAGGTACATTGCTTTTACCATGTATCCaggcatagtgtatatctaagtgcatagcaaaagttatgtatcttgAAAAGCCaaagcgtcttataatttggaatggagggagtactaggtTAAGTCACAGTTTTGCACATCTATTTATTTTTCATCTTGAGTTGATTGTGGCCTCTGGTAACTTTGATCTTGCACTCAGATAGATAATAAGAACTGGTGCCTTATTTCAATGAACACTACGATAGTAACCCCTATATCATTGCAACATGAAATTTTCTTTGATATTAATAAAATCTGTAGATTTGTGTGCAATTTGTACTTTGTATAAAAAATGTGAGAGACATTTCTTTCTCTATAAGTCTACATTTTTCTTTGCTACAGTTTTCTTTGAGTGGGTGTCTGTGATGTGATGTGTTGGCATGTACATATACTATCCAATTGGATTGTCTGCAGTAGATGCCATCTCAATTTTTTCTACATTTTCCTTTTCAGGTGGCAGCAGCTTTTGATAAACAGCATTGTTGGATATGATACTATACTTACAAACAGCTTGGTGAATTCTCCTGGTCATGGTACGCATCTGATCCTATTGTGCATGTACCAACCTTTAATCGTCAAAATAGTTCTACAAATGATTACAGACTTGGTTCATAACAGCAAAGTAACAACTAACAACGTAGTTGACTTGCTTGAAGCATGTCAAACAACAGTTTTTTGCACTTTGTATAACTGTTTGCACTATGATCCATTTATGAACTAATTTTTTGGGCTTTGGTATGTTGTGCAGGTTATTTATACAACTTTCAGACAAAGGAGCTCTATGATCTCAGTTATGGGCATGAACTACCAGAAGGTCCTACAAGATTTGGAGGTTGGTATAGTTAACTTTGTTTTCTCAATATGTTGAGTCAACTCTTGAGCGTTTTCTACATGACATCACTATTGTGCATTGTTCCACTAAAGCTTTATACATGTCAACTGCTAAATTGCAATGAACTTTCAAATTGGAAAGTATGGAACCAAAAAGTCCTTAATTTTGGCTTTTGATTCCCTTTCATAACATACATGACTCATATCTTCCTCTCTGTGCATCAAATCTGATGCATTGCAACTTTGGTGTTTGCAGATTACTTTGTGACAAAATGTGGTGTCCTTCTAATGTCACTCTTTGTCTTTTTCACAACCACCATGTCTGTTTCATTTACTCTGAGAGAAACGCAATCCCGCATGCTTAGGTTCACAGGTTGGTGTTCTTTTCTGTAGGTTGCGGCCTGGACTGCTTTGCACttaatattttatttgattcaCCTAGTGCGTTGTTCTTCCTTGAAATTTTCAGTGCAGCTTCAACACCATGCACGCCACCACCTGCCAACTTTTCAGTTGATATTCGTGCATGTCATCGAATCATTGGTTTTTGTTCCGGTAATGGGAAATATTCTTTGGTGTTTTGAAATATTTGAAGTTTGTGATGAAATGTATTCGCTGCAGGATTCACCAAACTTCTACATTAGCTCACTCATTATTTTGTTCTGATCTTTGTAGATTATGATTGGGATCCTCTTTTTTCTATTTGAGTTCTACGATGATCAATTGCTTGCGTTTCTTGTTTTGACTCTTGTATGGTTATGTGAGCTGTTCACGATGATCAGGTAATGTTTTACATGGAAGTATTACTGGAATTTTTATTATTACTCCACTCCCAATGTGAAACATCTACCCTTTTAGAGAAGTCACAGTTTGTCCAAACTCCTGTTGGGTCTGGTTGGGGCCAGGTCGGGTTCATTTGTGATCCAGGGGCACCCAAATGAAAAAAAATCTCTCTTTTAGCTGGAAAGAGTATTTTAATGGGGGCCCAGGCAACCAGCTAGTAACTACAATTTGACAGTGCCTTCCCCCAAGCAGGACTTTTGCTGTGTCCTAGAGGCTAGAGCTATACGAAGTCGTGGTGCCCTACGGCAAATTTTCCCTAAGGGAATAGCTAGGCCTTTTGCTCAGTATAACTGCTGAGAGAGCAACTCAAATAAAAGATATATGGGTAGAGATGATCACTTATTCTCGTCGAAATAGTATAAGGCAGCTAGCATGAATGCATCTATTAGAATTGATTTTGTGCAGGACAAAATTTTGAAGCTAATGATTCTTAAATACTTATCCCTGTATCTTTGTTTTTCAGTGTGCGGACATCCATATCGATGCAGTTCTTTCCACGCTTCTTCTTGCTCTATTTTTTGGTTTTCCATATCTACTTCTTCTCATATACTTATGGTACGTAAAATTCAGTATGTATCGAACTTTTTTTCTGACTgaactattgattaactaatggCACATTTCTGTTGCTTTATGACATATGCTTTACCAGGCTTCTCATATCTGGCTTTCTCTGCTACGGCAGCATTCATGCAGCACCTTATTTTATATTTTTGGAACCGTTTTGAGGTAAGTTAATGTCTTGTTTctgtgtttttgtttttctctttatttatcTAATGCTTCTACATTTTGATGTAATTTTCTGTTCACGTTTTTTAGAAATAATCATTGATTACTATTAGTTAGATGTTTCAAAGTTTAATATCCCTATCCACTTTTTAGCTTCTGAACAGTGGTTTGTATGCACAGCTTGTCGTAACTTTCATGTGAATGAGAAAATTGATCCAAAATTGGTTGATTCAGTAGGGAGGTAGATCAGTGTGCATATATTGGGTCCATTAGCTCAATTAAATCCTTGTCACCCAATGTCTACTTCATGTTTCCCCGTGCCACTTCAGGTGCCAGCTCTCCAGAGATTCATGCGAAGTCGAGCTCACATTCACCAGCAGACAGGTGTCCAGATTACATCCTCAACTATCTACTCTACCTTACACATTGCTAGGGTAAATGTGAGGGACCCTGGTACTATAAACGATGGCCTTGGTGCTGCTCGTGAAGCAGATGCCCTATTGGTTCAGGATGAGCCTACCAGGAACCAGCGAGAGGGTCAACAGAATGGAATTTCTGAGCCAGCTGCCAACAATGCTCTCCAGTATCAAGAGCAAAACACTCAGCAAGCTGGAACCACCCCTACGGGCTCAGGCTCCCTCAACCCATTTGGGTCCCTTTTGCTGTGGTTGCTAGGAGGCAGTGCTTCTGATGGCATAGTTTCTTTCTTCTCTATGTTCAGAGATGTCCGTGATCATGGTCAAGATTACACCGATCCACCTCGAAATGAAAATGATCAGGTGACATAGAATCACGAAGATGAAAGTGGACCAATGACAGAACTCTTGGTGGGTGCTTGGGCGGCAGTAGTCTATTGCTAATATGATATAATGCCAGCAGCTCCCTTCAAAAGGATAATGACGAATATTGGTGGCAGCATATACAGACTGGTGTCGCTGGAGATACCATGTTAGTATTATCTGTTTCTCTTTTTTAGTTAGTAGGTAAGGATGAAGGTTGTATCTATATTCATCATTATATATGTGCATTCCCTACCTTCTGAATGGGAGTGCCCATTCCAGTCCTGTACAGAATGCCAACTCACAGCATATTAAATGTCGTGCAAATTCTTTTTGTACTCCCATGGGTAGGTGATGGAGCCTGGAATATGCAGTGTTACTGCACCTGTTACTGAATTGGACAAATTAATGGTTTGGATCCATCCTTACATTTGCTGTTCCAGTTTTGAGGTTAGTGCTTGCAGATTAGTTCCTTAAAATTATGTTTTTAAGGTGTTCCTTGAAATTTTGAACACCGTTGTTGCTGTCCATTCACTGAATGCGGTCAGTTTGAACTTTGAAACTTATAATGATGTTATTATGGTGTCATTTTGCCGTCTAGTGCATCATGTTGTTGCTTTAGTCTGTGTCGTAGGCTAATATATACAACTTCAGCCACTTCACTGAACATCGTCTCTTACATGAGACTATTATTCCCTCCGTTTGAAATTGTAAGTGGTTTTAGTTTTATCCTATATCAAATTTCTCTTTAACCAATTTTATAGACAAATATGTTAATATTTGCAAAGCCAAATAAATGAATTATCTATGCATATCTTAAGTTTGAAACTACTTAGATATGTATTTGATGTTGTTCCACTCCTAAAACTCGGGTCATAGTTAGACAATTTTGAGTTAGGACAGAATTAAAATGACCTACAATTTATAACGTAGTATTATATAAGGCTTGTTGTCACATTGAGACATAAGGATATTACTCCTGCTATTCATTCTGTTGTTCTCACCTCTGCTGGATGGGTGCTGCAACATCGTCGTTGCATATTCTGTTATCCAGCTTGGTGcttgtaaatctagttgcttgaaATTCTGGACACCAATGTACATTCCTTGATTGCTCTCTTTGAAACTGGATGAGGTGCTATTTTTGCTACCACAGTGCATCAGGTGTGTGGTGTACTCCGTTCCAAATTAAATCGTTCTGTTTTTTCAACATAGCTTTTTATTACGTACCTAGACATAAATGTAtattagatacatagtaaaaactatgtatGTAGAAAaccagaatgacttataatttatttACAATGTGGTAGTAATATTGTAGACATAGAAGTACATATGCTCCGATCGTTTGAAATTCTAAGTTGTTTTGGGTTTGTCATAAGTCAAATTTGTTTaattttgatcaaatatatagaaaaatatattaacaccTACAATATTAGAAAAAATGCAATCAAAATACTCCATCCGTGCCAAAATAAATGCACATTTTGCACTTTAAGGAGTCAactaatcttaagtttgactagatttatagaaaataatattaacatttgtatctctaattaggtttactataaaaatatatcgtaactaatctaatgatgtCTATTATTATATATCGAAGTGCGAGAATTGTATTTATCTTAGGACGAAGGAAGTATATTTTAATGGTGTATCTAATTAGtctgtttgctggttggtttctaggctgatatGTCCggttgatgctggtttgttgtaagagaaaaacactgttggctggttggtaagccctggctgaaaccaacaagcgaaaaTAACTCTTGTTTGATGTTGTAGATGCTTGTGTATTCTGTTCTAAGCATAGTTAAAGTTAGAGCAATTCTGACTTAATGAAAGCCTACAATTTAAAACGGAGGGAGCACCGAACAATGTAAGGGTACCCGTTTAGCAGATTTATCGGCTTATCGGATCTAGTCTCTTTGTACGAGAACCTATATACCGGTTATAAAAGTTTGGAGTCCTAGACTGCACCAATAGGAGGCGCGCCAACGCTCGATTACTTCGTCTGGTTAAAGTGATTGAGCCGAAATCTCTCGCTCGGCCTCGATGACCACCGTTCCCTCGTCtcaaaactttcaaaaaaaaaaagaaaaaagaaagttcCATGAGCTTATTATTGGCATTTCGTACCGCATCCCCCTGTGACCACAGGTACGAACCTCACCGTCCCCGTTTCAAACAATTGCTACTTCGGGCGCCCACTCCGCAAAACCGAGGCCAACGGGGGAACAGAGACCCCCAAAACAAAATTCCCAAAAAAAGAGACCCCCAAAACAATTTCAAACCTCGCGACGGCCGCCGAGACCATTTCGAGAAATTTGCAACTATAGAACAGTACGCTTCGCAATTATAGGACTTCAATCGTCAACTTCATTAAAATGACCCTCGAAACGTTGGCTTCTTGTTTTAGATGACATTTGGcgtatttcttcactttattaatcaaaatacatgtattttggcTTCCCAGCTTGCCGTCGTCCTCATCCTGCTCCTACCACTCGCCGGCGCGTCCGTCGACGATGGCGGATTCATCCGGCAGGTGACGGATGGTCGTTCCCGCACTAGTGCGGGCCCGGGGCTGCTCCCGGAGGCGCAGTTCGCGGCGTTCCTGAGGCGGCACGGGCGGCGATACTCCGTGCCCGAGGAGTACGCACGTCGGCTGCGCGTGTTCGCGGCCAACCTGGCCCTCGCGGTGGCGCACCAGGCACTGGACCTGACCGCGCGCCACGGGGTCACGCCCTTCTTCGACCTCACGCGGGAGGAGTTCGAGGCGCGCCGGCGGGGACGTCCAGCGGATCGTGATGAGTGGCGCGCCGGCTGCCCCGCCGGCCTCGCAGGAGGAGGTGGCGTGGCTGCCCGCCAGCTTCGACTGGCGCGACAAGGGCGCCGTCACCGGTGTCAAGATGCAGGGCGCGTGTGGGTCTCCTTCTCGTTATCTtgagcctcatatttatttgcaatttcaaattgcgttcatcccgttcttgcttgtgttctcgattcgcttgcaagaaagtcttctcggcgaggtcaatcgcgttcacgtggttgataaccaacggagcaatggtgtaacggttgcgggggtccgaatcaatcttggttcgaagcctagatcgtgaacgtcgagtctccaccaatcgacactatcatacctttcggaagatcgggcctagtctacatcaagtggtatcagagcccttgttgcccgttaggtataactttgttttcccctttagattattactgtttttgcattacctacggtccacaaaaagccaaaaaaaatatacatcatcacatattccctatcctatagcctcattgtgccgtgcaagttcgtctctgatttgcgttgttgagtttgtgccctaggtcaagttcttgttgctgattttagatcgtttttaagtccagtttgtgtttttctctttgtttttcatcataatccgtgaacaccttcaagtattgttgtgattcctttgtattcatcaaaccctagtccacgccatcttatttgttacacttgtcttcactgttttcatcaaatccttgctaccgtgaccaattttacgcacattgttcccgttttatcctctaattcggagtccgttcttaaaactggtctagttttcgcatacaaactccgttttcgacgttccgtatatgcaaatcgatcaaaaaaattcggatccgtccatccccgctTTATCGGGGTtcgaaaattttagattggtcaaaaagtggtcacaagatcctcgtttcgtggtcacgaggtttttgtcgatttcgaacacgtcttctggaaattccacaggccacgtctttcacttgtttaagctcaaatTTTCTGTGGttgcttcttttgtgctcctaagtgaagaaaaaatatcaaaaaaataaaaagaaaaagtcaaagaatcccaaaaaacaatgacagcccaaaaatagagaaaaaagagaggggcaaaagtggaacaatatctagaggagcacatagagagcgctatTTGAGCTGTatttgtgtgtgctgatttctaccttgttcctaatcatattcttgctgtccacatcacttgatacatctggtacttggaacgtgagtagaccaagaactaagacaagtacttgggatacttattcagctttgctattcagttgcgaattttgttattccttgctattATATTGTGTATgttcaagctccactttcttctaaccaagtacaggtttaccttgcaactgttacactcaagctacaacggtatcacagtcaccgaccgattgcaccgcctgttgctttggtaagaacacttgtaagaccgtggtaagacatttgagagttgagtgccttattttttcttgtccataacctaagtagttggtagggataatactatttgcgttggtctttttctttctactaaccatgtcaggaaaagctagaggcagcagccaagaaaacgaggacgcacctatagatttcaatgactatatttctaagaatgagctctgtgccgttcttgatgacaagttcaatgagatccttcaataaATCActaatttggccaagaggattgaagatgttgaacaacgacatccggaaccacgtcctgaagatgatgatgatgatctctctgaggaggacgatggcgacgcggaggctgaagccgaagctcaacgacgtgctgaggatgcacataaccgtaatcggttgaactttaaccgacgcggtatgggaggtaacaaccaaggtaataataatcttttctctaaaaccaagtttaagatacctcctttttcgggttctgctgatcctgaagcatatttagattgggagatggttgtatatcaaaaatttagctcccatcaagtacctgaagaatatagagttagacttgctactagtgagtttactagttttgctcttttatggtggaatgatatttgcaataatgctaatgctaatgctcaaatacctcaaacctggactgtacttaaacgacgaatgaaatcaagatttgttcctccatactatcagcgtgatctacgattaaaactgcaacgtttaaatcaagatagtaaaactgttgaggaatattattagGAGCTTTTAATtagtctagcacgtagtaacatacaagagtataatatggataagtgttctagattttttggaggtttacgtcGTAAAATAcaagatgttcttgactataaagaatggactagattttcccaattatatcattatgctattaaagctgaaagagaagtacagggacgacaacctaggcgatccacgactccatccgcgactccatccattccttcacattcaaccgaggtgagtaaattttctaatgtgcagacaccaccagcaccTGTAAAGAAaaattctcctatcacaccttcttctagtggatctgctacaccttcctctagcagctcttttAAAATTGTGTgccaccactgcaagggcataggacatattgctaaagaatgtggaaggtcctaatatggctagaggggggggtgaatagcctatttaaaaatctacaaatcaactagagcaatttgattagtatgacaaatagcgtaatgcaaacttgctctagctctacaagggttgcaagccacctatccaacaattctagttgcaatgattacttaggcacacaaacttgctatgtaaatactcactaagagctctcaaccttgctactctaaagagctcaactagatgaatataaataataaagcaagctctcaattctaattacactaaagagcttgtgtcaactagtttgcaagaatgtaaataagtgagtagagtgattataccgacgtgtaggggatgaaccaatcacaagatgaatatatagccaatcaccgggagaatgccaaagacaagagacaatcgattttctcccgaggttcacgtgcttgccaacacgctagtccccgttgtgtcgaccaacacttggtagttcggcggctaagaggtgtttcacaaacctcgtccacacgataggacaccgcaagaaccgacccacaagtgaggtaactcaatgacacgagcaatttactagagttacctttcggcactccgccggagaaggtacaactccccttacaatcaccgaaggcggccacgaacaatcaccaactcatgccgatccttcaccgctgctccaaccgtctaggtggtggcaaccaccaagagaaacaagcgaaatccgcagcgcaacacgaataccaagtgcctctagatgcaatcactcaagcaatgcacttggattctctcccaatctcataatgatgatggatcaatgatggagatgagtgggaggactttagctaagctcacaaggttgttatgtcaatgaaaatgtgcaagagatatcccttgagccggccatggggctataaatagagcccccatcaaatagagccgttgtaccccttcactaggcaaaacgcgctctgaccggacgctccggtcatactgaccggacgctgaccctcagcgtccggtcgcccgatggacgccacgcgtcaccagcttcaaacgctgttcgtcagatttcaacggctacaaagctgaccggacgctccggtcaaaactgaccggacgctgaagccccagcgtccggtcgtttccagtaagctccccgaggcatgttttttcgaccggacgcgtccggtccaccttgaccggacgtagaccagcgtccggtgctcaaccctagcgactgtgccgtctgacagctcgaccggacacagcctttcaacgtccggtcgctgagtgacccagcgtccggtcagtagaccgacgccagcatcatttcgaccaactccatttcaactctaacttcttcacccttgctcaaatgtgtcaaccaccaagaattttgcatccggcgcaatagaaaatagacatttcattttcccgaaagcgccgaatcccaaacccatctcaaccctgcaaacaccttgtgcacatgtgttagcatattttcacaaatattatcaagggtgttagcactccactagatccttaatgcatatgcaatgagttagagcatctagtggcactttgataaccgcattccgatacgagtttcactcctcttaatagtacggctatctatcctaaatgtgatcacactcactaagtgtcttgatcactaaaacaaaatggctcctacattttatacctttgccttgagccttttgtttttctctttcttcttttccaagtttaagcatttgaccatcaccatgccatcaccattgtcatgatcttcgccattgcttcatcacttggagaagtgctacctatctcataatcatcttgataaactaggttagcacttagggtttcatcaattaaccaaaaccaaactagagctttcagaatgccccagcaaacgcgcatatattgctactgatgatggtgggtatgctagtgctagtgatgaagacaatgaatttgcacttgcaactgatctttatgcagataaatttgcaaatagtgctgaagatcctgatgaggtaattgatagtatGGCATAcactgcagactacaaatcaatccttgttcaacgTGCTTTTAGTAcataagttgagccagtagacaagctacaacgtcataatttgtttcaaatgttcctcattgtcaataatttccgtgttcaTGCTATAatcgatggagggagcagcaataatttagtaagttctgagcttgtcaagactcttggtttatctacacgtgctcttccacattcataccatgttcagtgattcaacaatagtggtaaggcaaaggtaacacaatctactcgtgtgcaattttctatcgggtcataccataattatgctgattttgatgtcgtgcctatgcaagcttgttcacttttgttaggccgcccttggcaatatgataataatattGTACATCATGATAggtaaaataga
It encodes:
- the LOC136545767 gene encoding membralin-like protein At1g60995 isoform X2, whose product is MDPEQTFLRVHARLSGTLSQLLTPRIRLALEYLYLAGAVALFCLLVVMHTNFVQQPGCSSEFSGIEFGEAQLVQIKIISGGLWSSRGASYIMDLQNLGRSAEKILEVNGDKFNILASKFWSTWVGPGARRSLPDLKAAGEGSVHHPLSAKESFKAAVTYLFRKWYHRAVSFWKNIKQLSENTLQLMVRSNWNDFLHIVKDLQLPSMDHLISTIVQWFERRSKAFEPTYLYGVEKGYFLLSEGAKIRHGVRTINITISARNPCFGNRWQQLLINSIVGYDTILTNSLVNSPGHGYLYNFQTKELYDLSYGHELPEGPTRFGDYFVTKCGVLLMSLFVFFTTTMSVSFTLRETQSRMLRFTVQLQHHARHHLPTFQLIFVHVIESLVFVPIMIGILFFLFEFYDDQLLAFLVLTLVWLCELFTMISVRTSISMQFFPRFFLLYFLVFHIYFFSYTYGFSYLAFSATAAFMQHLILYFWNRFEVPALQRFMRSRAHIHQQTGVQITSSTIYSTLHIARVNVRDPGTINDGLGAAREADALLVQDEPTRNQREGQQNGISEPAANNALQYQEQNTQQAGTTPTGSGSLNPFGSLLLWLLGGSASDGIVSFFSMFRDVRDHGQDYTDPPRNENDQVT
- the LOC136545767 gene encoding membralin-like protein At1g60995 isoform X1; translated protein: MDPEQTFLRVHARLSGTLSQLLTPRIRLALEYLYLAGAVALFCLLVVMHTNFVQQPGCSSEFSGIEFGEAQLVQIKIISGGLWSSRGASYIMDLQNLGRSAEKILEVNGDKFNILASKFWSTWVGPGARRSKLMFRTWKGDKEFEPQSENTADTTVITTIPGLPDLKAAGEGSVHHPLSAKESFKAAVTYLFRKWYHRAVSFWKNIKQLSENTLQLMVRSNWNDFLHIVKDLQLPSMDHLISTIVQWFERRSKAFEPTYLYGVEKGYFLLSEGAKIRHGVRTINITISARNPCFGNRWQQLLINSIVGYDTILTNSLVNSPGHGYLYNFQTKELYDLSYGHELPEGPTRFGDYFVTKCGVLLMSLFVFFTTTMSVSFTLRETQSRMLRFTVQLQHHARHHLPTFQLIFVHVIESLVFVPIMIGILFFLFEFYDDQLLAFLVLTLVWLCELFTMISVRTSISMQFFPRFFLLYFLVFHIYFFSYTYGFSYLAFSATAAFMQHLILYFWNRFEVPALQRFMRSRAHIHQQTGVQITSSTIYSTLHIARVNVRDPGTINDGLGAAREADALLVQDEPTRNQREGQQNGISEPAANNALQYQEQNTQQAGTTPTGSGSLNPFGSLLLWLLGGSASDGIVSFFSMFRDVRDHGQDYTDPPRNENDQVT